In a single window of the Mus musculus strain C57BL/6J chromosome 6, GRCm38.p6 C57BL/6J genome:
- the Gm44180 gene encoding histone H3.3-like, giving the protein MMSAVEFDGGVHTVARTKQTARKSTGGKAPRKQLATKAARKSAPSTGGVKKPHRYRPGTVVLREIRCYQKSPELLIRKLPFQRLVREIAQDFKTDLCFQSAAIGALQEASQAYLVGLFEDTNLCAIHAKSVTIMPKDIQLALRILRERA; this is encoded by the exons ATGATGAGTGCTGTAGAATTTGATG GAGGTGTCCATACCGTGGCTCGCACAAAGCAGACTGCTCGCAAATCCACCGGTGGTAAAGCACCCAGGAAACAACTGGCTACAAAAGCCGCTCGCAAGAGTGCGCCCTCTACTGGAGGGGTGAAGAAACCTCATCGTTACAGGCCTGGTACTGTGGTACTCCGTGAAATCAGATGCTATCAGAAGtcccctgaacttctgatccgcaAGCTCCCCTTTCAGCGTCTGGTTCGAGAAATCGCTCAGGACTTCAAAACAGATCTGTGCTTCCAGAGTGCAGCTATTGGTGCTTTGCAGGAAGCAAGTCAGGCTTATCTGGTTGGCCTTTTTGAAGATACCAATCTGTGTGCTATCCATGCCAAAAGTGTAACAATTATGCCAAAAGATATCCAGCTAGCACTCCGCATACTCAGAGAACGTGCATAA